AAGCCTTATCCTATTTCTCTGAGATGAGAATCTCAAAAGAGAACCTTATTTTAAGGGAGGTGTTTTAAATATCAACGGAAATACAAGATGATTCATCTGACAATGTGTAAAAATGCATATCAATTTAATAATTCTCCTCCCCAACAAAAGAAAATGTAGTGTATATATCAAGTGAATTCTGTTTCTAGTTACCTGGTAGTTAGTAGACTGATCTGCGTGTTATTAGAGTTTACTTGGAAGATAGGCACAGAACACaagtgcagtatgtatatattatattaaagatttaacgtaatagtgtgtgtttgtgagtatgtatacacataaatataccacGTACCTTTAGATGACTTTAAAGCCGCTTTGATCTAATAAGTGTAAATATCGAAAACAAATCTTCAATCCGCTGTGTATCCAATAAGACCTTTGCAAAACACTACATGCAGAAAGCCTATTTTCAAAGTGCTATCCAACTGTGAAATGTGCCCTAAATAGGTTGTATAGAAACCTATTTGTGCAAAGCTGTGTCCTCCTTTGGGAGTCAGCTTTGCAGTAGAACTTTATCCAGGTTTAAATGCAATATAGCATTTGCAGTGTAGGAGAACGAATCCAGAAAGGGGTAATATTTAGCAATGGGCCAcgcttgctttattttattttacatcctCATTTCATAATAATATTCCTGTGATTGACTGTGGGTAATGTAGAAATCTTTTCCTTCTCCTCGTGTGCCGTTTTTTTATTCCCATATCACAATAAACCATTGGTTCATcataaaatatttgatttgacTCTAGCCTATATCCAGTACATGATCTCCATAATCTCCGGATTTGCAAAGAATTTCCCCATATTTTGTGACTTTATGGGCGCATGTATCCTTCTAGTATAGAGCAACCTTAAATTCTTCTGgggggtaaaagaaaaaaaaaaaaaacacatactacATAATCAGACAAGACTATTCATTTAAAATGCTGAGATAAGAAACAAATTTATTATAGAGAAGAAAATTTTCTCATTCAAAATATAGAAATCTGTACATCTTTGCCACAATCAATATACATGAACTGTACAAATTTACATCAGTTCATAATTTATCAAATAAAAGAGGACTAACAAAGTTCACAAAATAGATGgtttgtgggaaaaaaaaaaccaaaacaaaaaaaaaaaaagactttttacCCAATTAAGTACAAGAAATTACAAAGCAGAACTCCACTTTCTAAAAATAAGAAGTTTACTCCGTCTTAGAAAACTAACAAGCTAATAAATGTACAGATAAGCTGGCAGGTGAGAATGCAGTAGTTTAGACAGTATCTTTCGCTTTTAATTTTACAGTCTGTGGTTATGGTAGAATTTATATATGGTCTTTCAAGTTCATATCACAATATGTAGGATCCTCAAGTATGTTTAGCAGACTTGAAATATTCTCACatcttttatatatacacatctatacaTATTTCAGTGCAAGTTGTCTGTCATTTACAATTCCAGTATATTTCATATTTCAAACTGTTCACACTTTGCTACTGagctgccagaaaaaaaaaaaaaaaaattagattttgaGTTCATTAGTGCAAGTTGTACTCTGCAGGACAGTCTGCTGAGAGTGAAATAACTTTATAAAAACATTGGAGCTTTGGATTCAAAGATtaatacagataaaaacactaaATGTGTCTAATGGCAAACACTTTGAGACTGTAAACAGCCTTTATAAAATGTTTGGTCATAAAATCCTCCTAAATACAGACTATTTAAGTAAGGAAAGGTACTGTCAAAACTAcggcactatcactttaatatgTACTACCACTATTTTGTGCCCAATCTTCACAGCTGTGACATTGTTTAAAATTCACAATCCATCCCCATAGGAGCCCTCTCGAATTAAAGACAATATTTTCCATCTGTTACAAGATGATCCAACTATCGACCATATCTTAACCAGATACAGTCATCATATTGTAGGTTTTGGATGGGCTGGTACGGCCCAGTAAAAGTTCATCTTTACAGCTAATCCTGCTGTCAACAAGAGAGCTGCAGCCATTTTGACTGCTAACCCCAGCTGGTACAGATTCATACAGAACACATATGGAACCATCCTCGCCAATTCGATAAGACACTTCATAGGGATCAATCCATAAGGTGAGTTCACTTGGCAGAAGCTTAAACATTTGCTGGCTGTTCAGTCCAATGCGATCTGCTGCTTGCCCAATCAAAGGATCCATCTTGTGATTAATCCGAATACAGCGGTAGGCCGACCCCCTTGTGGGCTTTTCTGGGAACCAGTGATGTCGATAATGatctaaaaacaaaagaaaaatacaaaacaagcaGTGTTAAAGGACTTTGCTCAGTACCAAGATTCTATTGTTACATCGATTGTTAGGCACAAGCAGAAATTATGTGACAAATTAACATGGGGCTAAGAAATTTTAATTACAATATTGACAGCTGCTAAGTGCAGTTAAACTATTCTGTATATTTTCTAGAGAGtagagaggggtggggggggaacgaCAACGACGGCTATCTGAATTTATGACTTTGGTCTTAACACTTTAGATTAGGGTACATGagataaacttaaagggacactaagcccCAACATCACTACATCTTAATAAAATGACCTTGGTGAACATAGATGCTATCTCTACagccttgcagataaacacagtgcggtttcagagaaacagcactgtttacattttgcaatgcGCATGCCTGTAGCAGCTGTTGTTAACACAGCCACCAGGAACTACAgactaaaatatatacaatatgctgcaatatattttatacaaagtATGCTGATGCCAGATGCTAGGTGTGAACCATTGCACTCAATGTTTCTAATAGAGAAACCTTGGACTGGTGAATTGTAGTAATGTTGCACATGCACCATATGTCCACAGcacttctttatgagaagcatttgattgggcaATAGTCATTAAACTTGATGACTTCACCGTAGGAGGGTCAGGCTGCAGTTAGGCACCTGTCTagatgctggaataaaggtaaaatGTGTCTTTTTAAACCTTTAGTCGTTAAAAAATGACTAAGGCTTGTAAATTAAAGAACAAAGAAAAATCTAGTAACTGAATATCAGTTTTCCATTGAAAATATGTGGAACTGCCATTTGTTACCTGAATTATAACCTACGTGTTTGAGGGTTCTGTGACACAGTACTCTCAACACTTCCCTGACATTTAAAGTGTTAAAACAAGAAGTTGGGTAGGCACAATTTAAATGTAGTGACCATGTCTCCAGTCTGGAGATAACCAAACTCCACAGATAATTAATAATAGGAAAGACTGGGCAGTGGTCTAAAGTACAGGCCAATGTTTTGGATGATGTGCAGCAAGGTTTTGGCTCATATAAGAGCCTCTATCAAGCAAAGTGAAATTGTTAGTGTCTACCACAACACATATTACCAGGAAAGCCTCTAAAAATTACACAAACTTTTCTGCGTTTAGTCTACAATTCTGGGCTTTTTATGAAATGTACCACAAATAAAGAACATTGTGACTAACTTATTACGTTTACTAATCTTTTTATCAAACGAAGAAGTGGAAAAAAATACAGGATTCTATCCACAATCTTGAACTGCGCACCGAGCTCTAATCTATAGCGAGGCAGTGTTTACTACTAATCTTTCACCAAgcctttgtttttttctattaggACAAAAGGACTGCtgtgtacagaaaaaaaataccTATTGTACAGATCGCTTTACTGATTCGGTCATACAACATAGTTTCAACAGTGTTACATTTTAGCAAATAGGACAACTTTTGTGATTAATGGGTATTATTATTGGAGTGGGCCTATCATTTATTTCTAAACAGCCAAAGCAAAAGGCAGAGACACAAGAATGAGGTCATGTAAAAGCTGGCTGTTACAACACTAACCTTCTTTGATTTGCAATACTTTTGTTCGATGTAAAAGCACATAGCATACAAAATGAAAATTCGTTGGACTAATCTGAACTAAATTGTATGTATGATTTTCTTTTCCAAATGTATTTACTATAGTGATGtgaattatatttaaaatgtatttcctgGTTCAATTGTGATTAAGAGGAAGCTAGTCtgctgaaaaacaaaacaaagctgtGATCAGCATAGTCTGCCCAAGAAGGAAAAGCAATTTACTATATCTTACAAGCACTCGAGGGGTGGGTAAATCT
This Pelobates fuscus isolate aPelFus1 chromosome 3, aPelFus1.pri, whole genome shotgun sequence DNA region includes the following protein-coding sequences:
- the BTG1 gene encoding protein BTG1; this encodes MHTHYTRINMKPEIIAAVGFLSKFLRTKGLMNDQELQTFSLSLQELLADHYRHHWFPEKPTRGSAYRCIRINHKMDPLIGQAADRIGLNSQQMFKLLPSELTLWIDPYEVSYRIGEDGSICVLYESVPAGVSSQNGCSSLVDSRISCKDELLLGRTSPSKTYNMMTVSG